The Setaria italica strain Yugu1 chromosome VIII, Setaria_italica_v2.0, whole genome shotgun sequence genome includes the window TGGAGAAGATTGATTATGAGCATATCATTGAAGATTTCATTTCAAGGAATACTAAAAGAATGAAGTACTTcaattaaagattatgaaagCAAAAGTTGAATAGGTACGGTTTTTGATATATCTTATTgtgatatatatcatatatcttaTTTAAAGTTCTATTTTTTTAAGGTAGATCTCATTTTAAAGTTTGGTACAGGGCCTCGATTTTTGCCGGCTCGGCCCTGGCTGTGGACACCCGGACCGGAGTGGTcactggcggtggtggcagtggcTGCGGGGGAGCTAGAGGGGGACCACCTTCGAATGTCTGTTCTCTCAATgtatttcctttttccttgtCGTCCATATCAAGCTGTTGAATCCGCTTCTTCTCCCCTGCTCGCTCCTAACCCTGATGCTGTTGGGTCATGTGTGCCTCTGATTTCTCCTCCGCCATCCTCATCCGCGCTGGCAAGAAGCCAAATGGTTAGGGTTACGGAGGTGAGCTTTAGACTTCCCTGATTTCTGCTGGCTTACGGAGAAACTCAAGGTGGACGGCTTGCCCGACGTGGTGGCAGGCGAGACGGCAGAGGAAAACTAGCCAACGCATTATAAAAAGCAATGGACAGCTCAGATCATCATAAGGACAGGTAACCCCAGTGCACGCAGATGTGACTGAACTCAGGCTACCCAAAAGGAAAACTGGGGAAGGAAAAACAACAGCAACATGTCTGCAGCAAGAAGCTGAATTTATCGCTGCATGTAGATATTATTCAGCTGCAAGTGACAACTCATCTCACACAACGCTATAATTGGGTCCTATCCTCCTCATCCCTGGCATGCTGCTTAAGAGAAGTGTCCAGAATGAGATCTCTGCAAAGCCAAATTCTGACTGAACTCTTCATCAAGGTTCTTGGGATCTCTTTAGTATTTACAAATAATTACAAAATTTGTAAGTATTAACATGCACCCGTAGCCCGAATTTTGATTGCACTTAGCATCTAGGTTCTTTGACTTCTATTAATTACCTGTGCTTACAGAGCCTTTTAAGTATTAACATACACCCATTACTATAGGCAGATGCTTTGTAGAACCAGTAGTGCTATTGCAGGCACATTGGTCACTATTGTACAACCACTTCCAGTAGTATTGCAGCTGGTACACCTCACTCCTTTGCAAAATCAGCTCACCACCGCGCATCTTCTTTTCAGCCATGTGAAGAAGGTGTAGCCTTGGAAATTCCATGCGGGTGCTGTAAATCTGAAGGCAAAATACGATCTATACATCCAGCACTTTCGCATATTGAATGACCAAATTTGCTTCATTCATCTCCTTCCTTGTCTTAGTCTGCACAACGACAATATTAAGATCCATCAAAATTAGAATGCATGAATTTTGAAGGAAATAGTGTAATTCCCAAGGGAATCATATGTGAAATTCTTGTATTTTGAATTGTTAGGGAAATGTTGTTTCCAAAGATTTTTTATATCATTTCTCAAATTTTGTATTAAATTTATTCATCCAAAATTGATTTACGGTTGTTACGCGATTCAAAACGTTATGTGCGATAGATGTTGAAATTCTAACCTTTATGGTTGTATTTCTCAGCGCTTTGTCCATCTCTTCAAATACATCCTTTATTGTGGGACGCCCTATACTTGAACTCGCCACACAAAGGACTGCGATTTTCAATATCAAAACGAAATCTTCTATGATAACGTCATCCCTAACACGTGGATCTATGAATTCTTCCAGTGGCTTTTTCCCACTCACAACATCCTTtgccttcaaaaaaaaaaaagatgaaacatATATGACTTTCCTATGACTTACGAATGTGCAGAATATAATTGAAAGTTTAACTCCTTTGACAGTGTAAAAGATCATAATAAAGAAATGAAAATTAACCAGAGAAAATATAAACGAACAGTTCATGTAATCTTAAGTATAAAATAGGGAGATCATTTCCACATGCTTACCAAAGTAATTCACATGCAACAACAAATACCAAACTGAATTACCTTCTTTGTAAGAGAATCACGTGCAACAATATCGAGTTCTATGACCTTCCTCCCTGACAGAAGCTGCAGAGCAACCACACCAAAGCTATAAATGTCACTGGCACAAGTGAGCTTGGAGTGTGTGATGTACTCGGGATCCATGTACCCAATGGTTCCCCTCACATCTGTGAACACCTTGGTCTCCTCCATTTCTAGCATTTTTGCTAGCCCGAAATCGGACAGCTTTGGCACCGTGTTCTCTGTCAGCAAGATGTTTGTGAGCTGCAACAATCAGAATACAATTTCAGATCATAGTATGTTAAGAGTCCCTAGATCACCCTATGGTTTAGAAGCAATCTCATTCCTGCAAATTACAATCAGTATTTTCGAGGCGGAGCTCCCCATAGAGCAGGGTCCCACCTACCCAGTGACACAAGATCGTATACCCCTTCTTCGGTGGATGGCTAATGGACTTCGCTGTGCTCGGTCGCCGTCCGCCATGGATCTGTGTGAGCTGAAGCTTCTGCTGGCCTGAGCAAGAAAGACGCCGCGGGAGTGTGCGGAGGAAGAAAGAGCTGAAACATTATTTGGGCCATCCCTTTCTCCTACTACTTAATAGTTAATAGCCCAAAAGTTCAAAATAATAGCAAGGctctaaggggctgtttggatgctGCGCCTCGCCTGCCGTAACAAAGCATCGGCTGGCCAAAATTTGGCCGACGATTTGGCTGCCCACAATTTGATCGGAGCAGAGCGCAAAAATCAACTGAGCCTGGGTAGAGGATTGAGGGCTAGCCAAATCTTGGCAGGCATCCAAGCAAACTACCTTGCCACGGTCAACGGCTGATATTTGGCCTGGCTGACAACGGCACCGAACCGAACGTCCTCTAAAGAGCCCGTGAGGCCATGGCACCCTGCCCCTCCATGACTCGCGTGAGCACGGGCGTGCACAACACAAGGCAACGAGCTGTCGACCATCGAGCGGAGGCACAGGGAACCATGGAGTGCAGAGGGGAGAATCAAGGGGGCGCATAGCAGCCGCGCAGGCGGCCGGCAGCAAGCAACAAGGGAAGCTGCGCACCTCCAAGGAGCAAGACGGCGTGCTGCTTGTGCTGTGCGCGCCGACGTGAGACCTTGCCTTGCGTACTCAGGAGTGGTGGGCGCACCAGAATAGAGAGATGGCGGCAAATTCTGCCCCAGCTAAAAGTttgggcgagctccgccgctgTCTCACCTTGATGTCTCTATGGACAATACATCCATCAGGGTGTGTGTGAAGAAACCTCAGGACGGATGCACAATCCCTCAGGATCTTTACTCTTGTTTCCCATGGTAGAACAGAGTCACTTCCTGTCAACCAACAACAGAACATTGTTGTAGTAGTCTCAGAATAAACCGAGAAGCGCTACTGGATAATCTCAAAGCTGAATTGCCCTTACTCAGTAGGTTCTGGGCCAGGTTCCCATTGGCACAGTACTCATACACCAGGTACTGATCTCCCTCCTCATCACAGTAACCAAAGAGGCACACCAGGTTGGGATGCCTCACCTTGGACAGCTGCTCCACCTCCCTCATGAAGGATCCTGACATCGCGGTCTTGTGGATGTGCTTGATCGCAATTAGCTGGCCGCTAGGTAGCACCCCCTGGTACACCTGGCCTGCGCTGCCAGAGCCTAGGTAGATCCTGGTGCTCGCGTAGTTGATCGCCCTCTCGATCTCCTCCTTGGTGAACTTGTACAGCCCTGACCACCTGCTGGTCACCTCCCCATGCACCCTTATGTTGCCTTGTGGTAGGGTGGGTGaatgaaacaaaccatgagcgATTAGTACATGCTACGGTAAGGTTTTTACTTCAGGTGATGGAATATATGTTCACGTGTGGAGGATCTACCTTGAGATGATTTCAGTGACTCTGCTGTGGTTTCATTGGCTCTGTTGATGTTTCTCAGGTATTTGGTGATCGCGATGGCTAATCCGACTACCAGGAATGCGAAAACTATCAGGACTGCAAATGTGCTACCTGAAATTTGCGAACACAATAAAGTTAAGACTTTTTGAAGCATGTGTTAAGGTGGGCGGTGTGAACGCATAAGACAGGCTTGGGCTTACGTTTGACCCTGATGTACTCACCGTCTGCATTTGTCAGAAAGATCTCGTTAGATATGTCATTATTGTACTTTCAGTCATTGATGCAATCAACATTTTATGGCCTAATTATGCATTCTATAGTTCAGTTGGATGAGATGGTCTGACCATTATAATTCAAAATTCTAAGTATTACGAATACAAATTGATCGCAGACACACAATTATAACTCAATATAAGCACATCATTCTATTACAGAATTGAAAACCGGGATGAAACAGTCTACGATAATAACTAGACAGTTATTACAGCCCAAAAGAGGTAAGTAGGTCTCAATACCGGCCAAGATGATACTGTCCAACCCTCCTCATTTCGAAGTGCAGGACACAAAAATTACCTTCCTCCGTTaagcatatactccctccattccaaattgtagattgttttgacttttctaggttcatagataatattatacatctagacatccactatatctagatgcatatcaaaaATTGTGcacctagaaaaactaaaacgacctacaatttggaacagagggagtgcATCAAAAGTCCTTATTTATGACCCCGATTAAAGAAAATATGTAACCGCAGAAATTCACAGAACAGCCTGGGCACTGCAAAGTGGCTGAAGATCCAAATATTTGGTAGCTGAACCGAACAAACCTGACACAAAATCTTGATCTGCCTTGCAACCAAGTACAGCCACCAGAACCAGAATCAGACGAAACAACGCCTTCCCCATGCTTAACTCTTTTTTTTCAGATGCCAAATTGAGCAGGCTAGAGTTGCGTAAAGAACTCTCTACGCTGTATTCCCGTGGATCCAACCTTATATTGTCTCTCATCCTTTGTAAACGTCGCGGGATATTCGTCACTGCACCACTATTTAAATGGGTTCCCAAATTCTTATGCATCCGTATTGGCATATGTGGATTATTGAATGGTTTTTTGGTTGAGGAGGGGAATTATGCTAGTATAACCACTACATGTCTCTTTCTCTGACATTGTTTGTTTCGTCTGTCATGAGAGGTAAAGAGGTTGTGTTCTTCAACTGGAGTAACTTTTATGGTAGCTGGCAGGACCGGGACGTACAGGAAGTTTTGATTGGGTTTTGTTAACCTAGCTATGTCCTCAGGTTAAAGCATTTCAACTTGGACGCAATGCCAGGTAAGAGAATGTATAACTCTCAAGCTTTGAAAGGCTTAAGTAGCATGATTTCACAAGTTCTCATATTTGAAGAAGGTAGAAGGCCACATCACCAAACATAGGAAACAGCAAAATAAAATGGTATGTACACAACGAATAAAAAATACCGAGCATATAAATCTCTCAAGGTTGATTGTACATAAAGCAGCCCTCCTACATCctacacgcacacacacacacacacaaaaaaaaaaaaaaaaaaaaaaaaaaaaaaaaaaaactaccaccAGAGTAAAACTTATGGAAGCTACGGTTTCTTTCATCTCTTTTCCCTCTTAACCATCAAATTACAAATCGTTTCTCTTCAATGTCTCTAGAACGATATAGACTTGGATGCTACACACATCATGAAGTTTCAAGCATCATACGACTTCCTCAACGAAACGCTGAGCCTGGTTTAGAAGCCACCAATGCAGGCAGAGCAACATGCTGATCATGAAGCAACCCTTGTTTTCAGTGGGCCAACTACGATACCTTGCACATTGACCTTCAATGTTGTTTGCAACCCAAAGAGCTGTAGATAGCCTCTTGATGCCCCGGATCATGACTTCTCATTTATACATGATGTAATGGGTGCCTTGCACTGTCAATGGTACTTCCTTGACATGTTGTATCTACTGAATGAATCCGAATCTGATATAGTGAAATCATCACGTCTCCATCTTTCCAGCTGCTGGTGAAGACCCATTTCACTTGttccttcatcctcctcctcgtcaacAATATTCGTTGGCTTCCATTGATCCACCAGGCTGGAAAGTCTGTTCACACAGTGACACATGTCTGGCCGCTGGTATGGTTCTCGTGCCGTGCAATGGCGAGCAAGATCTGCTACCTCCAGCAAGCTGCTCCAAGATTCAGCACTGAGTTCAAGAGTGGGATCCACAAACTTCCTGAACTTATCTTTGTCAAGCATATTTCTTCGGAAGATTGTTACAAGATGTGTTTCATCCTCAGGTAATGAGTCATCGAGTACT containing:
- the LOC101786146 gene encoding probable serine/threonine-protein kinase PBL28, with translation MGKALFRLILVLVAVLGCKADQDFVSDGEYIRVKRSTFAVLIVFAFLVVGLAIAITKYLRNINRANETTAESLKSSQGNIRVHGEVTSRWSGLYKFTKEEIERAINYASTRIYLGSGSAGQVYQGVLPSGQLIAIKHIHKTAMSGSFMREVEQLSKVRHPNLVCLFGYCDEEGDQYLVYEYCANGNLAQNLLRSDSVLPWETRVKILRDCASVLRFLHTHPDGCIVHRDIKLTNILLTENTVPKLSDFGLAKMLEMEETKVFTDVRGTIGYMDPEYITHSKLTCASDIYSFGVVALQLLSGRKVIELDIVARDSLTKKAKDVVSGKKPLEEFIDPRVRDDVIIEDFVLILKIAVLCVASSSIGRPTIKDVFEEMDKALRNTTIKTKTRKEMNEANLVIQYAKVLDV